The following proteins are encoded in a genomic region of Nonomuraea muscovyensis:
- a CDS encoding threonine ammonia-lyase, whose product MQETRLDTARIRAARQVIDPIFLDTPMYRCEALEPDLGCTVSIKLETANPVRSFKARGTELVASLLADNGSRAVVCASAGNLGQALAWSGRGRGLDVTVVASRFAPVAKLDRIRALGARLELVDGDFDLARERAATIARHDGIRLVEDSLDIETCEGAATIGLELVDTVPSFDAVLIALGGGALATGVGHVVKSLAPGVEVICVQPLGAPAMTHSWRRRRVVTTDSTDTIADGVAGRCPIPAVLDDLLLVADDAVLVRETSIIAGMRMLLDHAGLVVEPSAALGIAAILEDRDRFAGRHVVTIVCGSNVDVDAYHRWVGAAPIHRS is encoded by the coding sequence GTGCAGGAGACGCGCCTCGACACTGCTCGGATCCGGGCGGCTCGCCAGGTAATCGACCCGATTTTTCTCGACACTCCGATGTACCGCTGCGAGGCGTTGGAGCCCGACCTCGGTTGCACGGTGAGCATCAAGCTCGAAACGGCGAACCCGGTCCGCAGCTTCAAGGCCCGCGGCACCGAGTTGGTCGCCAGCCTGCTCGCCGACAACGGCTCGCGGGCCGTGGTGTGCGCCAGCGCGGGCAACCTTGGCCAGGCCCTCGCGTGGTCCGGTCGCGGCCGGGGGCTCGACGTCACCGTCGTGGCATCCCGCTTTGCGCCCGTGGCCAAGCTTGATCGCATCCGCGCATTGGGCGCCAGGCTGGAGCTGGTGGACGGCGACTTCGACCTGGCTCGCGAACGGGCGGCGACCATCGCGCGGCACGACGGCATCCGGCTGGTCGAAGACAGCCTGGACATCGAGACCTGCGAGGGCGCGGCGACCATCGGCCTGGAACTGGTGGACACCGTGCCGTCGTTCGACGCCGTCCTGATCGCTCTCGGCGGCGGGGCGCTGGCCACCGGTGTGGGTCATGTGGTGAAGTCCTTGGCACCCGGAGTCGAGGTGATCTGCGTCCAGCCGCTGGGCGCACCGGCGATGACACACTCGTGGCGCCGACGGCGCGTCGTGACCACCGACTCGACCGACACCATCGCTGACGGCGTCGCCGGCCGGTGTCCCATCCCGGCCGTCCTGGACGACCTCCTCCTGGTCGCCGACGATGCCGTCCTGGTCCGGGAGACGTCGATCATCGCCGGGATGCGGATGCTCCTCGACCACGCCGGCCTCGTCGTCGAACCGTCGGCCGCGCTCGGCATCGCGGCGATCCTCGAGGACCGTGACCGCTTCGCCGGCCGACACGTGGTCACCATCGTGTGCGGCAGCAACGTCGACGTAGACGCCTATCACCGCTGGGTCGGTGCGGCTCCCATCCACAGGTCTTGA
- a CDS encoding protein kinase domain-containing protein produces the protein MQSLQGQDPDRIADYRLIGRLGEGGMGVVYLARSPRGRMVAVKTIRAELAAAPDFRRRFAQEIAVAQQVGGQWTAAVLAADPDAALPWVATAYVAGPTLHQVVAEQGGPLPENSVRGLASGLCRALGDIHAAGLIHRDLKPSNVMLTIDGPKVIDFGIVRALDASTTGGLTSAGAVIGSPGFMSPEQIRGEKLTGASDIFSLGTVLAFAAAGRLPFDAQDSQLHALMYRVVHEPPDLTGVPEPLLGLIKDCLTKDPADRPTLEELLAREETQYCSLGPWLPSEVLARLGQEAVQLLDQEDPRTRMILAAGAAPGADPVAEAMTVVPAASPQPLTARLTMSFADPEDPVAGNQPHQQAARTGKSEAPQFRLVDERRRARGRALPADGYRAAVYWLLALFALVSVLTAVQQLIVAVDGADQDGLSTLWDSRTEIEEIAYVLLGAQILSGVGLVVGWLIWFVRVRAVAERFAPGQLRYREFMAVVGWFIPVGNLFLPKQIANDVWHASSPPRRGGGMDPAGLLHTWWFVWLATFLTWPLYWTPWTEMGKVIHPEGDQPSWYEFEPLAWISLALHVLVVPTTVVAALYVRRLTAMQAAKLGERPLTRAPAV, from the coding sequence GTGCAGTCTCTGCAAGGACAGGACCCGGACCGGATCGCCGACTACCGGCTCATCGGCAGGCTGGGGGAAGGCGGCATGGGCGTGGTCTACCTCGCCCGCTCGCCGCGTGGCCGGATGGTGGCGGTGAAGACCATCCGCGCTGAACTGGCGGCGGCCCCGGATTTCCGCCGTCGGTTCGCCCAGGAGATCGCTGTGGCGCAGCAGGTCGGCGGGCAGTGGACGGCCGCCGTGCTGGCCGCCGACCCCGATGCGGCATTGCCCTGGGTGGCCACGGCGTACGTTGCCGGGCCGACTCTGCATCAGGTGGTAGCGGAGCAGGGCGGGCCGCTGCCAGAGAACTCGGTGCGCGGTTTGGCCTCCGGGTTGTGCCGGGCGCTGGGCGACATCCACGCCGCAGGGCTCATCCACCGTGATTTGAAGCCGTCGAACGTGATGCTGACCATCGACGGACCGAAGGTGATCGACTTCGGCATCGTCCGCGCCTTGGATGCCTCCACCACCGGGGGTCTCACCTCCGCGGGGGCAGTGATCGGCTCTCCCGGCTTCATGTCGCCGGAACAGATCCGGGGCGAGAAACTGACCGGGGCGAGCGACATCTTCTCGCTGGGCACGGTGCTGGCCTTCGCCGCCGCCGGGCGGCTGCCGTTCGACGCGCAGGACAGCCAGTTACACGCTCTGATGTACCGGGTGGTGCACGAGCCGCCGGACCTCACCGGTGTGCCAGAGCCGCTGCTGGGGCTGATCAAGGACTGCCTGACCAAGGACCCGGCTGACCGGCCGACCCTGGAGGAGCTTCTGGCGCGGGAAGAGACGCAGTACTGCTCGCTGGGGCCGTGGTTGCCGTCGGAGGTGCTGGCCCGGCTGGGCCAGGAAGCGGTGCAGCTTCTGGACCAGGAGGATCCGCGCACCCGGATGATCCTCGCCGCGGGCGCCGCGCCTGGCGCGGACCCGGTCGCCGAAGCAATGACCGTGGTCCCGGCCGCCTCACCGCAACCGCTCACTGCCCGGCTCACCATGTCTTTCGCTGACCCTGAGGACCCTGTCGCCGGCAATCAGCCGCATCAGCAGGCTGCCCGGACCGGGAAGTCGGAGGCGCCACAGTTCCGGCTGGTCGACGAACGCCGCCGCGCGCGCGGTCGGGCGCTTCCGGCCGACGGGTACCGGGCCGCTGTCTACTGGCTCCTCGCCCTCTTCGCCCTGGTCTCTGTCCTCACGGCCGTCCAGCAGCTCATTGTCGCCGTCGACGGAGCGGACCAGGACGGGTTATCCACCTTGTGGGATTCGCGGACAGAAATCGAGGAGATCGCCTATGTCCTGCTGGGCGCCCAGATCCTCTCCGGCGTCGGCCTGGTGGTGGGCTGGTTGATCTGGTTCGTCCGGGTGCGCGCCGTCGCTGAGCGGTTCGCGCCCGGGCAACTGCGGTACCGCGAGTTCATGGCGGTGGTCGGCTGGTTCATCCCGGTGGGGAACCTCTTTCTTCCCAAGCAAATCGCCAATGACGTCTGGCATGCCTCCAGCCCGCCCCGCCGGGGCGGCGGCATGGACCCCGCCGGTCTGCTGCACACATGGTGGTTCGTCTGGCTGGCCACCTTCCTGACCTGGCCTCTCTACTGGACCCCATGGACGGAGATGGGCAAGGTGATACATCCGGAAGGGGACCAGCCCTCCTGGTACGAGTTCGAGCCGCTGGCCTGGATCAGTCTGGCCCTGCACGTGCTGGTTGTGCCGACAACGGTCGTGGCGGCTCTCTATGTTCGCCGGCTGACCGCCATGCAGGCGGCCAAACTCGGCGAGCGACCGCTCACCCGCGCCCCGGCGGTGTGA
- a CDS encoding VOC family protein, whose translation MSVHLNHTIMPARDRDATAAFLVEILGLEPASEYGPFRVVSLGNDVSIDVVQAGDDLPSLHYAFLVGEDEFDQIWGRIKERGLTYWADPFHRRAGQINTNDGGRGLYWSDPNGHNLEIITVPYGG comes from the coding sequence ATGTCCGTGCATCTCAACCACACCATCATGCCGGCCAGGGACAGGGACGCGACCGCCGCCTTCCTCGTCGAGATCCTCGGCCTGGAGCCGGCGTCGGAGTACGGCCCGTTTCGGGTCGTCTCGCTCGGCAACGACGTGTCGATCGACGTCGTGCAGGCGGGCGACGACCTGCCGTCGCTGCACTACGCGTTCCTGGTCGGCGAGGACGAGTTCGACCAGATCTGGGGCCGGATCAAGGAGCGCGGGCTGACGTACTGGGCCGATCCGTTCCACCGGCGGGCGGGGCAGATCAACACCAACGACGGCGGGCGCGGCCTCTACTGGTCCGACCCCAACGGGCACAACCTGGAGATCATCACGGTGCCGTACGGCGGCTAG
- a CDS encoding IS5 family transposase (programmed frameshift) has protein sequence MKRHDLTDAEWLLLEPLLPSQTVHGARWSDHRTVMNGIFHRTRTATPWRDLPPCYGRWKTVYNRHRRWSLDGTWERILDGLRAGCDEVEGEDWTVSADSTVVRAHQHAAGARHAPGRRPAFKGACKDHEVTSAGREALGRSRGGLSTKIHLVADRRCRPISRILTPGQHADCPKFIPLLKSIRIPRRGPGRPRNRPARAMADKAYSSRANRRYLRKRNIKAVIPMKKDQAANRTRLGSKGGRPPVFDREAYKERNTVERCVNKLRQHRAVATRYDKRQRIYQGTIDVASIRIWLRDPVT, from the exons CTGAAGCGTCATGATCTGACGGATGCGGAGTGGCTGCTGTTGGAGCCGCTGCTGCCGTCGCAGACCGTGCATGGAGCTCGGTGGAGTGATCATCGGACGGTGATGAACGGGATCTTCCATCGGACGCGTACGGCCACGCCGTGGCGTGACCTGCCGCCCTGTTATGGCAGGTGGAAGACGGTCTACAACCGGCATCGCCGGTGGTCGCTGGATGGGACGTGGGAGCGGATCCTGGACGGGCTGCGGGCGGGCTGCGACGAGGTCGAGGGCGAGGATTGGACGGTCAGCGCGGACTCGACTGTGGTCCGCGCGCACCAGCACGCGGCCGGGGCACGGCACGCTC CCGGCCGTCGACCTGCCTTCAAAGGGGCTTGCAAAGATCACGAAGTGACGTCGGCGGGTCGGGAGGCCCTGGGACGGTCACGGGGCGGGTTGTCCACGAAGATTCATCTGGTGGCCGATCGGCGGTGCCGACCGATCAGCCGGATCCTCACCCCGGGCCAGCACGCGGACTGCCCGAAGTTCATCCCGCTGCTGAAGTCCATCCGCATCCCGCGCCGTGGCCCTGGACGACCCCGCAACCGGCCGGCCAGGGCGATGGCCGACAAGGCCTACTCCTCTCGCGCCAACCGCCGCTACCTGCGCAAACGCAACATCAAGGCCGTCATCCCGATGAAGAAGGACCAGGCCGCCAACCGCACGAGACTCGGCTCCAAAGGCGGCCGGCCCCCGGTCTTCGACCGGGAGGCCTACAAAGAACGCAACACCGTCGAGCGCTGCGTGAATAAACTCCGCCAGCATCGTGCCGTGGCCACCCGCTACGACAAACGACAACGCATCTACCAGGGCACCATCGACGTCGCCTCGATCCGCATCTGGCTCCGCGACCCCGTCACATGA
- a CDS encoding class I SAM-dependent methyltransferase produces the protein MMKHQDDTRAAYDGVVELYASMFANQLETQPFSRNMIGTFAELVRGTGNLRAVDVGCGPGHLTAMLHDLGLDAFGLDLSPGMVDHARRAYPALRFDEARMEALPVEDGALGGVLAHYSMIHTPPGDLPALLAEQVRVLAPGGLLLVSFFATDGSEPVRFDHKVTPAYSWPADRFVELLAGAGLVPFARLLHDPASERGFLDAHLLARLP, from the coding sequence GTGATGAAACATCAGGACGACACCAGGGCGGCCTACGACGGGGTCGTCGAGCTGTATGCGTCGATGTTTGCTAATCAGTTGGAGACGCAGCCGTTCTCGCGGAACATGATCGGTACCTTCGCTGAGCTGGTGCGCGGGACGGGGAACCTGCGGGCAGTCGACGTCGGGTGCGGGCCTGGACATCTGACGGCCATGCTGCACGATCTGGGGCTGGACGCCTTCGGGCTCGACCTCTCCCCGGGCATGGTCGACCACGCCCGGCGGGCCTATCCGGCGCTGCGGTTTGATGAGGCGCGGATGGAGGCCCTGCCGGTCGAGGACGGCGCGCTCGGCGGCGTGCTGGCCCACTACTCGATGATCCACACCCCTCCTGGGGATTTGCCCGCGCTGCTCGCCGAGCAGGTGCGTGTGCTGGCACCGGGCGGCCTGCTCCTGGTCTCGTTCTTCGCGACCGACGGATCGGAGCCGGTCCGCTTCGACCACAAGGTGACGCCCGCCTATAGCTGGCCAGCGGACCGGTTCGTCGAGTTGCTGGCCGGGGCCGGGCTCGTCCCGTTCGCCCGGCTGCTCCACGACCCGGCCTCAGAGCGGGGCTTCCTCGACGCCCACTTGCTGGCCCGCCTCCCCTAG
- a CDS encoding pentapeptide repeat-containing protein — MAALGEAGSGRDPQEERQARLTAQRILADHLHHRPPTPRRWRQSRRADPNLRHWPDTRLDLTGAALVDLNLRDCRIGEARFDGATFTGDAWPDEQEAMRRAEEALAP, encoded by the coding sequence GTGGCCGCGCTCGGCGAGGCAGGCAGCGGGCGCGATCCGCAGGAGGAACGCCAGGCCCGTCTCACCGCCCAGCGCATCCTGGCCGACCACCTGCACCACCGCCCCCCGACCCCACGGCGCTGGCGGCAATCACGCCGCGCCGACCCCAATCTCCGCCACTGGCCCGACACCCGGCTCGACCTCACCGGCGCCGCTCTTGTCGACCTCAACCTGCGCGACTGCCGGATCGGCGAGGCTCGGTTCGACGGGGCGACCTTCACCGGCGACGCCTGGCCCGATGAACAGGAGGCGATGCGCCGGGCGGAGGAGGCGCTGGCACCCTAG
- a CDS encoding polysaccharide deacetylase family protein, protein MDGHAAPRVRSSELLGFPPDARVLIVNCDDFGMDDAINAGVIESIEEGIASSCSLMVPCPAAPQAMRLLRGRPGIPFGIHLTLVCETVGHRWGPLSAREEVPSLLDGSGELFAPTPAGRAALLSRARLDEVETEFRAQIDAVAEAGLTPTHLDFHCLADGGRDDILDLTAALAAEYGLAVRVWLEPGRRRMRRHGLPVVDNAFLDSFSLDLDGKAARYARLLRDLPAGLSEWAVHPAAHACAGGDGPGETDGGRGVRRTDRDFLTSPEARELVRRENIVVIDYRTIQRAWSRPRDDLLPGR, encoded by the coding sequence ATGGACGGACATGCCGCGCCCCGGGTCCGGTCGAGTGAGCTGCTGGGGTTCCCGCCCGACGCCCGGGTGCTCATCGTCAACTGCGACGACTTCGGGATGGACGACGCGATCAACGCCGGGGTGATCGAGTCGATCGAGGAGGGGATCGCGAGTTCGTGCAGCCTGATGGTGCCGTGTCCGGCGGCGCCGCAGGCGATGCGGCTGCTTCGCGGGCGGCCGGGGATACCGTTCGGGATCCACCTCACCCTCGTCTGCGAGACGGTCGGGCACCGGTGGGGGCCGCTGAGCGCGAGGGAGGAGGTGCCCTCACTGCTCGACGGCTCGGGCGAGCTGTTCGCGCCCACGCCCGCCGGGCGTGCTGCGCTACTCTCGCGGGCCCGGCTGGACGAGGTGGAGACCGAGTTCCGCGCGCAGATCGACGCCGTGGCCGAAGCCGGGCTCACGCCGACGCATCTGGACTTCCACTGCCTGGCCGACGGCGGGCGCGACGACATCCTCGACCTGACCGCGGCGCTGGCCGCCGAGTACGGGCTGGCCGTGCGGGTCTGGCTCGAACCCGGACGCCGCAGGATGCGCCGGCACGGCCTGCCGGTCGTCGACAACGCGTTCCTGGACAGCTTCTCCCTCGACCTCGACGGCAAGGCGGCCCGGTACGCCCGGCTGCTGCGCGACCTGCCGGCCGGGCTGAGCGAATGGGCGGTGCATCCCGCGGCGCACGCCTGCGCCGGCGGCGACGGGCCGGGGGAGACCGACGGCGGCCGGGGCGTGCGCCGGACGGATCGCGACTTCCTGACCTCGCCCGAGGCTCGCGAACTCGTCCGCCGGGAGAACATCGTCGTGATCGACTACCGGACGATCCAGCGGGCCTGGTCCCGGCCGCGCGACGACCTTCTGCCCGGCAGATGA
- a CDS encoding glycoside hydrolase family 127 protein has protein sequence MTSVPVQPRTGVRPGAVRTAEGAVTPAAGHVTGGLLQAWQERNRRATIPHTVERLRAAGNVTNLSRLLAADPPPYRGRYPFLDTDLYKTLEGLAYEIGAGRDGKGVREFFDEVVELLERVQADDGYLNSFFQDPAATKRPWEDLAWGHELYNLGHLIQAAVAATRRMGDDRLLGVAVRFADLVVRRFGEGGEEAVCGHPEVEMALVELYRETGDRDYLRQAELFVERRGRGGLTHSIFPPDYFQDHLPLRELPSVTGHAVRMAYLAAGAADVCLETGDRTLLDALDRLWEDMVAGKLYITGGLGSRHSDEAIGDRYELPPERSYSETCAAVGVMQWAWRMFLATGGAKYLDVFERVLFNAYAVGLSADGTAFFYDNPLQRRPDHEQRSGAETGGDPLRRPWFGCPCCPPNVVRWMAQLGDYLAAERGDTLYVAQYADSRIETGDLALRLETDYPWDGAVRLTVERAPGRPYAIRLRIPAWARDVTLDGEPVAAQDGWLTVERHWADGDRLRVELPMPVRGHVSHPHLDATRGTVAVARGPLVYCVEQQDTPVPVDDLVLSADALAQASVSAGTSTSECGLPGAVVLRMPAGVAPPPPAELYPELTPAPPAAREAEVPLTLVPYFLWGNRTAAAMRVWVRAQ, from the coding sequence ATGACCTCAGTGCCCGTCCAGCCACGCACCGGCGTACGCCCGGGAGCCGTACGGACCGCGGAGGGGGCCGTCACGCCGGCGGCCGGGCACGTCACCGGCGGGCTGCTCCAGGCGTGGCAGGAGCGGAACCGGCGGGCCACCATCCCGCACACCGTCGAGCGGCTGCGCGCCGCGGGCAACGTCACCAACCTGAGCCGCCTGCTCGCCGCCGACCCCCCGCCCTACCGCGGCCGCTACCCGTTCCTCGACACCGACCTGTACAAGACGCTCGAGGGCCTGGCCTACGAGATCGGCGCCGGCCGTGACGGCAAGGGCGTCCGGGAGTTCTTCGACGAGGTCGTCGAGTTGCTGGAGCGGGTGCAGGCCGACGACGGCTACCTCAACTCGTTCTTCCAGGACCCGGCCGCGACCAAGAGGCCGTGGGAGGACCTCGCCTGGGGCCACGAGCTCTACAACCTGGGCCACCTGATCCAGGCCGCCGTGGCGGCCACCCGGCGGATGGGCGACGACCGGCTGCTCGGCGTGGCCGTCAGATTCGCCGACCTGGTCGTGCGGCGCTTCGGCGAGGGCGGCGAGGAGGCCGTCTGCGGCCATCCCGAGGTGGAGATGGCACTGGTCGAGCTCTACCGGGAGACCGGTGACCGCGACTACCTGCGGCAGGCCGAGCTGTTCGTGGAGCGGCGCGGCCGGGGCGGGCTCACGCACAGCATCTTCCCGCCTGACTACTTCCAGGACCACCTCCCGCTGCGCGAGCTGCCGTCGGTCACCGGCCACGCGGTGCGGATGGCGTACCTGGCGGCCGGGGCGGCCGACGTCTGCCTGGAGACCGGCGACCGGACCCTCCTCGACGCGCTCGACCGGCTGTGGGAGGACATGGTCGCCGGCAAGCTCTACATCACCGGCGGGCTCGGCAGCCGCCACTCCGACGAGGCGATCGGCGACCGGTACGAGCTGCCGCCCGAGCGCTCCTACAGCGAGACCTGCGCCGCCGTGGGCGTCATGCAGTGGGCCTGGCGCATGTTCCTGGCCACCGGCGGGGCGAAGTACCTCGACGTCTTCGAACGGGTCCTGTTCAACGCCTACGCCGTGGGCCTGTCGGCCGACGGGACGGCGTTCTTCTACGACAACCCGCTCCAGCGCCGCCCCGACCACGAGCAGCGCAGCGGCGCGGAGACCGGCGGCGACCCGCTGCGCCGGCCCTGGTTCGGCTGCCCGTGCTGCCCGCCGAACGTCGTGCGCTGGATGGCGCAGCTCGGCGACTACCTGGCCGCCGAGCGGGGCGACACGCTGTACGTCGCCCAGTACGCCGACAGCAGGATCGAGACCGGCGACCTCGCGCTGCGGCTGGAGACGGACTACCCGTGGGACGGCGCGGTGCGGCTGACCGTCGAACGCGCCCCCGGCCGCCCGTACGCGATCAGACTGCGCATCCCCGCCTGGGCACGGGACGTCACGCTGGACGGCGAGCCGGTTGCGGCCCAGGACGGCTGGCTGACGGTGGAGCGGCACTGGGCCGACGGCGACCGGCTGCGGGTGGAGCTGCCGATGCCGGTGCGCGGCCACGTCTCCCACCCCCACCTGGACGCGACCCGCGGCACGGTCGCCGTCGCCCGGGGCCCGCTGGTCTACTGCGTCGAGCAGCAGGACACGCCGGTCCCCGTGGACGACCTCGTCCTGTCCGCGGACGCGCTCGCGCAGGCGAGCGTGTCCGCGGGCACCTCAACGTCGGAGTGCGGGCTGCCGGGGGCGGTCGTGCTCCGGATGCCGGCGGGCGTCGCGCCCCCACCGCCGGCGGAGCTCTATCCGGAGCTCACCCCCGCCCCTCCCGCCGCCCGGGAAGCGGAGGTCCCCCTGACCCTCGTCCCCTACTTCCTGTGGGGCAACCGCACGGCCGCGGCCATGCGCGTGTGGGTCAGGGCGCAGTAA
- a CDS encoding ABC transporter substrate-binding protein: MRRSAALASIAVFTTLAVTACGGGKPASTAASPATASASGGTVQVLLTADYSHLDPVRGWDGGVNNFYRLIYRGLTTFGAGKGAEGTKIVPDLATTTGTPSDDNKTWTFTLKDDIFFEDGKPITSEDVKFGVQRAWDPEAGIGSPYAKLLIEAPKDYKGPYLSGDLDTIETPDAKTVVFHLKKPFADFPSALTQPNFVPFPKGTGAAAAFDSKPIASGPYKVESYQRGSKLKLVRNPHWKAATDTVRAARPDAFEFTFGLDGATIDERMLAGQGTDANAIASAIQPATVARIQDPRYKERTLSGYMGCTTYMSLNTTKKNLGDVRVRQAVNHAINKDNVVSGDGGTALATRATAIQPPTIVGRVDYDLYPTDLDKARRLLAEAGLANGFDLTLDVRPVPRQQGMAVAIQESLKPLNINVKINNIDTSTFYEVIGTPSRQHDAAITGWCPDWASGATFLPPLFDGRNIFDKGNTNLAQIDDPEINKRIDEIAAMADVDAANAAYAELDKQIMAKAPLVPLLYEKNVTVTGANIAGAYLHDSYSGGIDLVSVGLKDASK, from the coding sequence ATGAGGAGATCGGCCGCTCTGGCCAGCATCGCGGTGTTCACCACGCTGGCGGTGACCGCGTGCGGCGGTGGCAAGCCCGCGTCCACCGCCGCTTCCCCGGCGACGGCGTCCGCCTCCGGCGGCACCGTCCAGGTCCTGCTCACCGCCGACTACTCCCACCTGGACCCCGTCAGGGGCTGGGACGGCGGGGTCAACAACTTCTACCGGCTCATCTACCGCGGCCTGACCACCTTCGGCGCCGGCAAGGGCGCGGAGGGCACGAAGATCGTCCCCGACCTGGCGACCACCACCGGCACCCCGTCCGACGACAACAAGACCTGGACGTTCACCCTCAAGGACGACATCTTCTTCGAAGATGGCAAGCCGATCACCAGCGAGGACGTCAAGTTCGGCGTCCAGCGCGCCTGGGACCCGGAGGCGGGCATCGGCTCGCCGTACGCCAAGCTGCTCATCGAGGCGCCCAAGGACTACAAGGGCCCGTACCTGTCCGGTGACCTGGACACGATCGAGACACCGGACGCCAAGACGGTCGTCTTCCACCTGAAGAAGCCGTTCGCCGACTTCCCCAGCGCCCTCACCCAGCCGAACTTCGTGCCGTTCCCGAAAGGCACGGGCGCCGCCGCGGCGTTCGACAGCAAGCCGATCGCCTCGGGCCCGTACAAGGTGGAGAGCTACCAGCGCGGCTCGAAGCTGAAGCTGGTGCGCAACCCGCACTGGAAGGCCGCCACCGACACCGTGCGCGCGGCCAGGCCGGACGCCTTCGAGTTCACCTTCGGCCTCGACGGCGCGACGATCGACGAGCGCATGCTCGCCGGGCAGGGCACGGACGCGAACGCCATCGCGAGCGCGATCCAGCCGGCCACCGTGGCCCGGATCCAGGACCCGCGCTACAAGGAGCGCACGCTGTCGGGCTACATGGGCTGCACGACGTACATGAGCCTGAACACCACCAAGAAGAACCTCGGCGACGTGCGGGTCCGGCAGGCCGTCAACCACGCGATCAACAAGGACAACGTGGTGTCGGGCGACGGCGGCACCGCGCTGGCGACCAGGGCCACCGCCATCCAGCCGCCGACCATCGTCGGGCGGGTGGACTACGACCTGTACCCGACGGACCTGGACAAGGCGCGGCGGCTGCTGGCCGAGGCGGGGCTCGCGAACGGCTTCGACCTGACCCTCGACGTCCGCCCGGTACCCCGGCAGCAGGGCATGGCGGTGGCGATCCAGGAGTCGCTGAAGCCGCTGAACATCAACGTGAAGATCAACAACATCGACACGTCCACCTTCTACGAGGTGATCGGCACCCCCTCCCGGCAGCACGACGCCGCCATCACCGGCTGGTGCCCGGACTGGGCGTCCGGTGCGACGTTCCTGCCGCCGCTGTTCGACGGCCGCAACATCTTCGACAAGGGCAACACGAACCTCGCCCAGATCGACGACCCGGAGATCAACAAGAGGATCGACGAGATCGCCGCGATGGCCGACGTCGACGCCGCGAACGCGGCCTACGCCGAACTGGACAAGCAGATCATGGCGAAGGCGCCGCTCGTGCCCCTGCTGTACGAGAAGAACGTGACGGTCACCGGCGCCAACATCGCCGGCGCCTACCTGCACGACTCGTACTCCGGCGGCATCGACCTGGTCTCCGTCGGCCTCAAGGACGCGAGCAAGTAG
- a CDS encoding ABC transporter permease: MAIATPSHEAKAAASVGDAPGAPPTEGRRIVRALLRDRGAVLSAGFLALVVLMAICAPLITALTGHGPNTFDPAAVNSDLGGLPRGSFGGISAEHLLGVEPQNGRDILARIAYGARVSFLIALSATVLTTLLGVVFGMLAGFYQGWVDQVICRIMDFLMAFPALIFMIAILSSLPSGDRSVLLVAVISLFGWPYLARLVRGQTLTLANREFVEAARASGASTGALVFKEILPNLRNSVIVMTTLAVPGYIGTEAGLSFLGVGVSPPTPSWGQMIASSVSWYAMDPMYFAVPGTFLFLTVLSLTVLGDRVRAAADAGEAS; encoded by the coding sequence ATGGCCATCGCCACACCCTCGCACGAGGCGAAGGCGGCGGCCTCGGTGGGGGACGCGCCCGGCGCGCCCCCCACCGAGGGGCGGCGGATCGTCCGCGCCCTGCTGCGCGACCGGGGCGCCGTGCTCAGCGCGGGGTTCCTCGCCCTGGTCGTGCTGATGGCGATCTGCGCGCCGCTGATCACCGCGCTCACCGGTCACGGCCCGAACACCTTCGACCCGGCCGCCGTGAACTCCGACCTCGGCGGCCTGCCGCGCGGCTCGTTCGGCGGGATCAGCGCCGAGCACCTGCTCGGCGTGGAGCCGCAGAACGGCCGCGACATCCTCGCCCGCATCGCCTACGGCGCCCGCGTGTCGTTCCTCATCGCGCTGTCGGCGACCGTGCTGACGACTCTGCTCGGCGTGGTCTTCGGCATGCTGGCCGGGTTCTACCAGGGGTGGGTCGACCAGGTCATCTGCCGGATCATGGACTTCCTGATGGCCTTCCCGGCGCTGATCTTCATGATCGCGATCCTGTCGTCGCTGCCTTCGGGTGACCGGTCGGTCCTGCTGGTCGCGGTGATCTCCCTGTTCGGCTGGCCGTACCTGGCGCGGCTGGTGCGCGGGCAGACGCTGACGCTGGCGAACCGGGAGTTCGTCGAGGCGGCCCGCGCGTCGGGCGCCTCCACCGGGGCGCTGGTGTTCAAGGAGATCCTGCCCAACCTGCGCAACTCCGTCATCGTCATGACCACCCTGGCCGTGCCCGGCTACATCGGCACCGAGGCCGGACTGTCGTTCCTCGGGGTGGGCGTCAGCCCGCCCACGCCCTCCTGGGGGCAGATGATCGCCAGTTCGGTGAGCTGGTACGCCATGGACCCCATGTACTTCGCGGTGCCCGGCACCTTCCTCTTCCTCACGGTGCTGTCCCTGACCGTGCTCGGGGACCGGGTCCGCGCCGCCGCCGACGCCGGGGAGGCGTCCTGA